AGCCGGGCCACGCTCACCCTGCCTTCCGCTTCGTCACGCCGCTTGTTTGCCGGGCAAGAACCGGCGGCTTACTCGTATCCCAGCTCGCGCAGGGCTTCCTGGTCAGCGCGCCAGTTGGGAATCACGATGACCTCCAGGCCCAGGTAGATATGCTTGCTCAAAAAGACTTCCAGCTGCTTGCGCGCGGCCTGACCGATGTCGCGCAGCTGTTTGCCGCCCTGCCCGATCACGATGCCCTTGTGAGACTGCTTCTCGACCACCAGTTCGGCCTCGATGCGCTGCAGGCCGTCTTGCCGCTCGGTCCAGCTGGTCACGCGCGTAGCGATGGCGTAGGGAATCTCGTCACGCAGGCGCTTCATGGCTTCCTCGCGGATGATCTCGGCGGCCCAGTCCTCGCGTGACTGGTCCGAAGCGGCTCCGACCGGGAAAAAGAACGGGTTTTCAGGCAGGAGGGCCAGTACGCTGGCGCGCAGCTCGGCTGTGGCGCCCGGATCGTTCTGGGCGCTCAGCATCACCTGCTGGGTATCGCCCGTGCGGCCTTCGAGTTGCGCGGCGTACAGACGCAGGGCCTCGTCGGGGTACTTGGCGGCGTCGAGCTTGTTGCCGACCAGCACCAGCGGTTTGGGGAGGTCACGCACGATCCGGGCGACCAGCTCGTCCTCGTCGGCTGGGGGGTGACGCAGGTCCACCACCCACAGAATCACGTCCACGTCGGCCAGCGCCGAGTGCACTTCTCCGTTCATGTACTTGCCCAGCGCGTCCTTGGGCCGGTGCAGGCCCGGCGTGTCGACAAAAACGATCTGCTCTTCCGGAGTCGAGTAGATGCCGCGCACGCCCCGCCGCGAAGTCTGCGGCTTGGGCGAGATGGGAGCGACCTTGACACCCAGCATGCTGTTGAGCAGAGTGCTTTTTCCGACGTTGGGCTTGCCGACGATGGCCACGAAACCCGACCGGGTCTGGCTTTGTGTGTTTCCCGAGGTGTTCAGTTCAGAGGAACCAGTATTCATAACGTTCCATTGTGACACGCACGCATACGTGCGTGGTTCCGCGCGTCGTCAGTATCCCTTCAGATCGCGCTCCCTCAGCTGGTAGGGTGACCACCTCGTCACACCGCGGGGACCGGCGGCACGGTGACGGCAGGACCGTGGGGAGAGGAAACACCGCGATGCGTGGAGAAGGCACGATCCAACCCGTAGAATCTCTCCATGAGCATCCGGCCCGACTGGTGGATTCGCGAGCGCGCCCGTGAGGGCATGATCGAACCGTTCTCTGACAATCTTGTGCGGAAAAGCGAAAGCGGCCGCGGCATCATCAGCTTCGGCCTGTCGAGCTTCGGCTACGATCTGCGCGCCGCACCCGAATGGCGCATTTTCGTCAATGCCTTCAATACTGTGGTCGATCCCAAGTCCTTCGACGTGCAGTCCCTTGTCGAGTTCGACGGCGACGAGTGCATCATTCCTCCCAACTCCTTCGTGCTGACGCGCAGCGTCGAGTACCTGCGCATTCCGGACACCGTGATGGTTGTGGCCCTGGGAAAAAGCTCGTACGCGCGCTGCGGTATCGTGGCCAACGTCACGCCGCTGGAGCCCGGCTGGGAAGGCCACGTCACGCTGGAGCTCAGCAACACCACGCCCCTGCCGGCCAAGGTGTATGCCAACGAGGGCATCGTGCAGCTGCTCTTTTTTGAAGGCGACCGCCCCGACGTCACGTACCGGGATCGCCAGGGCAAGTACCAGGGACAGACCGGCGTCACGCTGCCCAAGCTGTAAGCCCAACTGTAAGATCGGGAAGTTCGGAGCGACGCCCAGGCCACCTGTCCCGGGCGTGGCCTTGGTGCGGTGCAGTACCGGTCAAGGCCTGTCATACGAACTGTCGTTCATTTCGGAGAGCCTGAGCACATACTCAGGGGCTGCATTGCGGCAACCCCGTCGCTGAGTACGCTCGCTGTCTTGTCGCCCCGTCGTCAACGCCGTTTGAGATCAGTCGTGCCCGCCCGAAGTCTGCGTGTGGGTGCCGGGCAGCCGCTGCTCGCCACTCGCGCGACTTGTGGCGCCTGCACCCACCGTCCACGACCACAAAGCCGAACGCGCCAGGAAGCGGGTCAGCACGAAGGAGACGCCGTAGACCACCACGAACATCGCAGCCCACAATGCCAACCGGGTGGCAGGATGCTGAATGTAGGACCCGGGGTTGGCGGCGAATTCTGCGCGCCCAACCCCGGTCAACTGGCCACCGACGACGGTCAGCAAGTCGATGCACACGGTCAGGACCAGCCAGTGACTTAGGAACAGGCCGAAAGTATGACGGCGCACGTCCATCCAGCGGGGCCACAGTGGACAGTCGAACTTGAGCAGCGCGGCGAACACCGCCAGCGAAAACAGCTGGTTGCTGAGGCGCAGGGTGTTCAGCACGTCGGGCGCGCTATGCGCGCGCACCTGAAGGCCTTCGAACAGTGCCAGCGCCCAGGTGGCGCCCACCGTCACGATGAGCAGCGGCCAAGGCAAGCGGCGGACGGCCGCGATCAGCGGGCCCGCGTGGCGGCTCGCCTGCACGCCCAGCCACAGGTAGAACACGAAGCCCAGCAGGGCCGTGGTGTGCTCGGTGGGAAGCCAGCGCAGGTAGATGTTGGCGCTGTAGAACAGCGTCAGGCCCAGCAGCGCCGCACCCAGCCACGGGCGCTCGAACCAGCGGCGCAGCAGCAGCAGCATGGTCAGGGCCAGCAAAAAGTTGGGTACGAACCAGAAGTTGGTGAAAAACAACGTGTCGATCAGGTTCTTGCCGATTTCGGCCAGGGTCAACCGTCCCAGCGCGGCATCCTTGAAGGTCAACAGCACGATGAACAGCGTGGCCCAGAACAACCAGGGCGCAAAGGTGCTGTTGACGCGCCGGCGCAGGTATTCGCCGGGAGGACGCGACAGCAGCTGGCCACCCAGCAAAAACCCCGAGATCATGAAAAAACAGATGGTACCGAACTTGAACGCCTGCAGCAGCACCAGCGAGGGCAGGAAGCTGAGGTCCTCGTGGTAGGTCAGGAAGTGTGCATGAACTGCAATGATCGAGATCATGGCGACAAAGCGGATGTTGTTGACGAACACATAGTCCGTACGCTGCAGGTCCTGCACGAAAGCTCACCTCGTCTGGTGTGAACGGCGACGTGCTGCCGCCTGGCAGCCTCGCATCGTTTGAGCCAAAGGGTAGGTGGTTCGTTCCCCGCCAACCGGTTTCGTCACCCTGATTGAAGGAACTCAAAACGGATGGTCACGCTTGTGAGGGCATGACCGGAAAAGATGGGGATTTCATGAGCAGGTGCGCGGTGGGCACGCCCGGTCCAGCGCGGAACACCTCATGGCTCGGGCACGACGGGGCCGATCCCGCCCCTGCAGTTACTCACGAGTCAGCACCTTCACGAAGTCGACCCAGGCCGGCTGTTTGACAAAGCCGAGCCGCTCGTTGATCGCCAGCATCGGGCGGTTGTTCGTTTCGTTGCCAGTGCGAATTTCCGGTGCTCCCTCGCGGCGCGCGAACTCGATGGCGCGCAGTTTCATGGCGAGGGCCAGTCCCTGGCGCCGATACGCGCGCCGTACGCCCGTGAGTCCGGTGTCGAGGTAGGCCTGGTCGCTCTTCCACAGGGCCGAACTGCCCGCCCAGGCGCCGCTGCGCGTATCCACCGCGATCAGGTATCCCGGGGGCAAGAAGTACGGACTGTCGTAGGTGGCCGAGACGAAGAAATCGTGCGCGATTTCGCTGGCTTCGTCCGGGCGCGGAACATCCCGGCGAATGTCACAGAAAAGTTCGTACAGCTTGCGCCGGTGCTCTTCGTCGTCGGGAAATTCGCTCAGGGCGCGGATCTCGAAACCACGCGCCCGAATGTCCGGCAGCACGTGTGCATAAGGCGTGAAATCGAAGCTGTTGACGTCCAGGCGCGACTCGAAATAGCGCATTTTCTCGGACATGCCCTGCTGCTGCGCGAAGTTCATGCCCCGCCGGTGGTCTTCGCGGGTGCTGGCCAGCACCGAGATGGGATCGAAGCGCGCCAGGCGCCGGTGCAAGGTGTCCACCAGACGCCGCCCGAAGCCTTGTCCTTCATGCGCAGGATGAACGCGCACCCACGCGTAAAATTTACGCGGGTGGTACATGCCGGCAAACTGACCGTAACCGCAGGCTCCGACCAGGCGCTCACCGTCGAAGGCGAGCAGCCGCAGGTGACGGCAGCGTGCCTCGCGTTCACGGTCCTCCTCCCGCAGGCTGCGCACTGTTTCGGGACTGTCGGGCCAGGTCGCGCTGAGCAGTGCGGCAAGCTGCTCGTAGTCGTCAGGGGTCGCTTCGCGGACGTGCAGTTCTTGCCGGGTCGTGCTGGTCATAACTCGCCCTCCGACTCGGAACGCTCAGCTTCGCAGCCGGGGTTCGCGACGCAGGAAGCCTTGCCGGGCGCCATTGTCGCGCGTGCCAAGTGGGCTGGTGGGACATGAGGGAGAGGTGCGCAGTTCATGCCCTATCGTGCCGGGCACCGCGCGTTTCGCCATCCGCCGAGTGGCGCATGCGGCGCCTCGCCGTGTTAGCGTTCCGGCATGAAACTGCTCTTGATCGTTCCTCACCCTGACGATGAGGTGTACGGTGCGGGTGGCACCATCCTGGAGTGGACGGGTGAAGGTCACCGAGTCGGATTGCTGACCCTCACCCGCGGCGAAAAGGGCCGTACGCTGGGGTTGGCGGCCTCCCCGGAAGAGCTCGCCACGTTGCGCGCGGCAGAACTGCGCGCCTGCCTCGACGTCCTGGGAGTGCAGGACCACCAGCAGCTCGCTTACCCCGATGGCGGCCTGAAAAACGTGCTTCTGGAAGAACTCGCCCTGACCGTGCAGAATGCCGTGCGAAGGTTCCGCCCACAAATTGTGCTGACCTTTCCACCCAACGGCTCGAACGGCCACCCGGACCATGTTGCCACCTCGGCGGCAGTGCGGGCTGCCTGGAAGGTCATGGAGAGCCAGGGCGAAGCGCTGCCCGAACTGTGGTTTTATGCCGGCGTGCCGCCCGAGGACCCACAGCTGCTGGCTTCGTACCTCGCGCCGAACATCGAGCGGGATGTCAGCGCTTTCACGGCACTCAAGCTGCGTGCCATGGCCTGTCACCGCTCGCAGGCCCTGTCGACGGTGGACTGGCTGCGCCGCTTCTCGGAGCGCGTGCCACGCGAGACCTTTCATCGGGCCAGCTCGCAGTCCTGGCAGGGAGAGAGAAGGGCATAGAAAATTCACCTCAGAAGACCTTCACCGCGCGTTAAGCTGAAGCGTGATCACAGAACCTCGAGCGCCCGCTTCCTCCGGCACGCCCGACGAGCGCCTTCCGGCAGTGGCCGTGCGCGGCCTGGGCAAACGTTACGGCAAAAGCGTCGTCCTCGAAAACATCAACCTGATGGTCAAGGCCGGTGAGGTGTTCGCACTGACCGGCCCGAACGGCGCCGGCAAGACCACCCTCATTCGCTCGGTCACCGGCCTGGCGATTCCTTCGAGCGGCTCGGTTCACCTGCTGGGCCGCAACGTCCATGAAGAAGGCAGCCGGGCGCGCGCTTTGCTGGGCGCCGTGGTAGAAGCGCCTGCCCGGTTTTACCCCCGGTTTTCCGGCGCGCAGAATCTTGTGATGCACGCACGACTCGCGGCCCAGGGCAGCCGGGGGGCACGCATCGGGATGGAGCGGGTGCGGGAAGTGCTGGCACTCGTCGAGCTGACCCGCATGGCCGACCGGCCCGTACGTGAATTCTCGCTGGGCCAGCGCCAGCGTCTGGGCGTGGCCGCGGCCATTCTGGCCGTCCCCAAGGTATTGATTCTCGACGAGCCCACCAGCGGCCTCGATCCGCTGGGCATCAGCCTGATTCACCGTATTGTCGCCGATCATGCCGCGAGCGGCGGCGCGGTTATCTTGTCCAGTCACCATTTGCGGGAGATCGCCGGTTACGCGCATACGGTGGGCATTCTCAGTGGTGGCCGCCTGGTCGACACCGTCGATCTGCGCTCGCGCCACAATGCCTTCCGCTTCCGCGTGGACGACCCGCAGCGCGCCGTGAGCGTGCTGCGCAATCTGCCGTTCGTTTCGCGCGTGTCGGCCCGCGCACCGTATGCGGTGGTTGAACTGACCAATGAAACGGTCGTGCCCGAAGCGCTGTCACGCCTGGCGCTGGAAGGGGTGCGGGTCTTCGAGGCCGCACCGGACCTGTTCGATCTGTACGAGTACTACCGCGAGCGCCTCGGCGCCTGACCAAGGAGAAGTGGCATGTTGACGCTGGTTTGGCTGGAATACCGCAAGCTGTTCGGCTTTCGTTCGACCTGGCTGGCGGTCATGGTCTGTGTGGTGTTGCCGTGGATCTGGAGTTACGCTCCGCGGCTGGTTGAGGTGTACAACCTTACGCTGGTGAGCGGCTGGCAGGTGCCGGCGCTCGCCCTGGTGACGTCTGCGCAGTTTTTGCTGCCGATTTTCGTGGCGGTCACGGCAGCCGAACTGGTCGGCTCCGAGATCAGCCTGGGTACGCTGGCGCCCTTGATTCTGCGCCCGGTCAGCCGCGCCAAACTGATCTTGCTGAAATTGATCGTGGCCCTCACCTTTCCGTTGGTGCTGCTGGGCGTGCTGTTGCTGGCCAGCCTGCTGGCAGGCCTCCGGCTGGGGCTGGGAGAGTTCGCGGGTGGAACTGGTCTGGGTCCCGGCGCCTGGGTCGGGCAGGGACTGCTGACTCCGGCGGGCGCCTTGCTGGAACTGCTGCGTGGTTACGGTCTGGCCGCGCTGACGCTGATGCCCATCGCGGCGCTGGCGCTGCTGTTCAGTGTCATTTACCTCAACACCTCGGCGGCGGCGCTGGCAACCATTGCCACCCTGCTGCTGATGCGACTGCTGATCGTGTTTCCGCAGGGCTTCCAGAATCTGCTGCTCACCTCGCACCTCGACGCGTACCTGCAGCAAAATACCGCCGTCATGCAGCAGTCGCTTACCTTGCTGGTCATCTACACGGTGGGTTTTGGCTTGCTGGCGATGTTCACCTTTGAGCGCAAGGACCTGTGAAAGGTGCGGACGCCGAGGAGCGCACGCTGGCATACCTGACAGGTCAGGGACACCAGTTGCTGGCTCGCAATTACCGTATTCGGGGCGGCGAAATCGATCTGATCACCCGTCAAGGTGAGGTGATTGTGTTCGTCGAGGTCAAGCACCGGACCCGTGTCTCCTACGGCAGCCCGCTGGAAGGTGTGAGTGTTCGAAAAATCCTGCGTCTTCGCCGGACTGCCCTGTTTTATCTGCTGCGTACCTTCGGGACCGATCAGCTTCCTTGCCGTTTCGACGTGGTGGCCATTGCCGGTCCCGTGTGTGGCGGCACGCTGGAGCACGTTGAGAATGCCTTCTGACGCTCGCGCTCACCGCCTGAAGCTCATCAAGAATGAGTGCTCATTGTTTTATCTTTAAAAAGATGTTTAGGAATACCTCACTCATGCTGGTGCCCCTGATATTCGGAAGCTGCGGCACGCCCGTGCAGATGCAGTCCAAGGCCAAGGTCCTGCCATCCGAATGCTCGAGCATGATGGCGCCGGTCAGGGGCGAGCTGATGGGTGAGGCAGCGGCCCCGCTGCGGATCGTCGCGCTGGGCTCATCGTCAACCTTCGGTGAGGGGGCGTCGAGCCGCAGCAGCAATTACCCGGCTCGCCTGCAAAGTCTGCTTGACCGTGCCTGGGGAAAAGGGCACGCGCAGGTTTTCAACAAGGGTGTCAACGGCGACACCCTGCAGCACATGGTCGCGCGCCTCGACCGTGATGTCTATGCGTTGCGGCCCAACGTGGTCTTGTGGCAGACCGGCACGAACGACGCCATCAAAAAAGCCGATCCGCAACAGTTCCGGCGTCAGCTGCGCTCCGAAATTGACAAACTGCACGGCCACGGTGTGAGCGTGATCCTGCTCGACAGCCAGTACCTGCGCCCGGAGCAGCGTCCCCACAACTACGAAGTTTTCCAGCAGGCCGTGTGGGACGTCGCTGCAGAATCCAACACACCCCTGCTGCCGCGCTACCGAATCATGGAGCGTCTGCTGGTCAGTGGGCAGTACCGAACACAAGACCTGATGTCCGCCGACGGACTGCACCTCAACGATTTCAGCTACGAGTGTCTGGCGACTTATGCCAGCGGCATGCTCGCCCCGCTGTTCTCGGCGCGGCTGGCCCAGCGTCCGTAGGGCCAGGCCCGGCTCCCGTTCGGTTCTGAAAGTGCGGTCGAGCGGGCGGGCAACCCATCGGGCCCAAGGCAACTGGCCTGCGCTTCACTTCACGCTTCTCAGCACCCTTTACACTGGCCGCGTATGCCGAGCTTTCTCTCCTGGCCCGATCCACTTTCATCCGCCTCCGGGCGACTGACCCGATGCCCATGAGTACCGACACCCTGATCGTGGTCCTGGGTGCATTGCTTGGCGCCTTGATCGGCTCATTCTCCAACGTGCTGATCCACCGCCTGCCGCGCCGCGAATCGGTGGCATTTCCGCCGTCGCACTGCCCGAACTGCCAGCACCGCCTGAGTGCCCTCGATTTGATTCCATTGTTTTCGTGGGCGGGCCTGCGCGGACGTTGCCGGTACTGTGGCGCGCGCATCTCGGCGCGCTACCCGCTGGTCGAGTTGCTCACGGCGCTGGGATACGCACTGCTGGCCGTACTGCTGCCCTGGTCGGCGGCGGGGGCGAGCCTGCTCGGTTTGTGGGCGATGTTCACACTGCTGCTGGTGATCAGCTTCATCGATGCCGAGACCCGCACCATTCCCGACGCGCTGGTATTGCCCGGACTGGCGCTGGGGCTGCTGCTGGGCTTTGCCAACGAGCGAACCGGAGCGCTGATCGCCGGGCTGCCCGGCGTGCAGGGCGCGCTCGCGGGCGCGCTGCTGGGGGCCGGGCTGATCGCCCTGATCGCCCTGTACGGTGAACTGGTGCTGCGCCGTTTTCGCGAGCGGCGTTTTCCGGAGTTTCCGGTCAGTTACCAGCAGGTAGCGCTCGCGGCGCTGGTGGGCGCCTGGCTGGGCGTGGTGTGGGGCGTGGTACTGGGACTCTTCTCGGTGGCCCTGAACGTCTTTGCGCGCCGGGTGGTGCGCCTGCCGGAAATCCTGCTGCTGCTGGGATTGCTGGTCTCGATTGTGCTGGGCGTGTCAGGCACCGGGCCCGGAGTGATCGACATGACCCAGAACGCCCTGGCCGCGGCGGGCGGCATGAGCCTGCTCGCCGCGCTGTACTGGTGGACGCAACCCGACGAGATCGAAAGCGAAGATCAGGATTACGATCCGGTGGCGATGGGCTTTGGTGACGTGAAGCTGATGGGCCTGCTGGGCGCCTTCATGGGCGTGACAGGAGCACTGGTATCGCTGGGCGTGGCCATTCTGGTGGGCGCCCTGGTGGGCGTCGTGACCCTCAGCCTGCGCCGCGAGAACAAGCTGCCCTTCGCGCCGCTGCTGGCGTTGGGTGCGCTGGTGCACCTGTTGTACGGCGCGCAGATCGTTCAGGCTTTTCAGGCGCTCTACGCCCTGGACTAGCCTAAGAAGACGATAGAAGTCGCCGGGCTCCCTCAGCCCGGCGACTTCTTGCTGGCGTTTACGAAAACAGGTGCTGAACGGCGTCGCGCTCTTCGGCCAGCTCCTGGTAGGTTTCGTCCATCTTGCGGCGGCTGAACTCGTTCACGTCGAGGCCCTGGACGATCTGGTAGTCGCCGCCACTGCAGGTGCAGGGAAAGCCGTAGATGACCCCTTCAGGAATGCCGTAGCTGCCGTCGCTCGGCACAGCCATGCTGACCCAGTCGCCTTCCGGAGTGCCCAGGGCCCAGTCGCGCATGTGGTCGATCGCGGCGCTCGCCGCACTGGCGGCGCTCGACGCACCGCGCGCCTCGATGATCGCCGCGCCGCGCTTGGCGACGGTGGGAATGTATTCCTGCTCGTACCAGGCATGATCGTTTACCAGCTCGTAGGCATTCTGGCCGTCCACCTCGGCATGGTAGAGGTCGGGGTACTGGGTGACCGAGTGGTTGCCCCAGATGGTCATGTGGCGCATGGTGGTGACGCTCTTGCCGGTCTTGCTTGCGAGCTGCGAGAGCGCGCGGTTGTGGTCGAGGCGCACCATGGCGGTGAACTGCCGGGGATCGAGGTTGGGTGCGCTGCGCATGGCGATCAGGGCGTTGGTGTTGGCGGGGTTCCCGACGACCAGCACCTTCACGTTGCGGCTCGCGACATCACTGAGGGCCTTGCCCTGCACCGTAAAAATCGCGCCGTTGGCTTCGAGCAGGTCCTTGCGCTCCATGCCCTTGGTGCGTGGACGGCTGCCGACCAGCAGGGCATACTCGGCGTCCTTGAAGGCCACGTTCGGGTCGTCGGTCTGCACCACGCCCGCGAGCAGCGGAAAGGCGCAGTCTTCGAGTTCCATCACGACGCCCCTGAGCGCGCCCAGCGCCGGGGTGATTTCGAGGAGCTGCAGAATGACCGGCTGGTCTTTGCCGAGCATCTCGCCCGAGGCGATGCGGAAGAGCAGGCTGTAGCCGATCTGGCCGGC
The Deinococcus peraridilitoris DSM 19664 genome window above contains:
- a CDS encoding acyltransferase family protein, translated to MQDLQRTDYVFVNNIRFVAMISIIAVHAHFLTYHEDLSFLPSLVLLQAFKFGTICFFMISGFLLGGQLLSRPPGEYLRRRVNSTFAPWLFWATLFIVLLTFKDAALGRLTLAEIGKNLIDTLFFTNFWFVPNFLLALTMLLLLRRWFERPWLGAALLGLTLFYSANIYLRWLPTEHTTALLGFVFYLWLGVQASRHAGPLIAAVRRLPWPLLIVTVGATWALALFEGLQVRAHSAPDVLNTLRLSNQLFSLAVFAALLKFDCPLWPRWMDVRRHTFGLFLSHWLVLTVCIDLLTVVGGQLTGVGRAEFAANPGSYIQHPATRLALWAAMFVVVYGVSFVLTRFLARSALWSWTVGAGATSRASGEQRLPGTHTQTSGGHD
- the dcd gene encoding dCTP deaminase, which gives rise to MSIRPDWWIRERAREGMIEPFSDNLVRKSESGRGIISFGLSSFGYDLRAAPEWRIFVNAFNTVVDPKSFDVQSLVEFDGDECIIPPNSFVLTRSVEYLRIPDTVMVVALGKSSYARCGIVANVTPLEPGWEGHVTLELSNTTPLPAKVYANEGIVQLLFFEGDRPDVTYRDRQGKYQGQTGVTLPKL
- a CDS encoding malate dehydrogenase translates to MTQHMKQPVRVAVTGAAGQIGYSLLFRIASGEMLGKDQPVILQLLEITPALGALRGVVMELEDCAFPLLAGVVQTDDPNVAFKDAEYALLVGSRPRTKGMERKDLLEANGAIFTVQGKALSDVASRNVKVLVVGNPANTNALIAMRSAPNLDPRQFTAMVRLDHNRALSQLASKTGKSVTTMRHMTIWGNHSVTQYPDLYHAEVDGQNAYELVNDHAWYEQEYIPTVAKRGAAIIEARGASSAASAASAAIDHMRDWALGTPEGDWVSMAVPSDGSYGIPEGVIYGFPCTCSGGDYQIVQGLDVNEFSRRKMDETYQELAEERDAVQHLFS
- a CDS encoding prepilin peptidase → MPMSTDTLIVVLGALLGALIGSFSNVLIHRLPRRESVAFPPSHCPNCQHRLSALDLIPLFSWAGLRGRCRYCGARISARYPLVELLTALGYALLAVLLPWSAAGASLLGLWAMFTLLLVISFIDAETRTIPDALVLPGLALGLLLGFANERTGALIAGLPGVQGALAGALLGAGLIALIALYGELVLRRFRERRFPEFPVSYQQVALAALVGAWLGVVWGVVLGLFSVALNVFARRVVRLPEILLLLGLLVSIVLGVSGTGPGVIDMTQNALAAAGGMSLLAALYWWTQPDEIESEDQDYDPVAMGFGDVKLMGLLGAFMGVTGALVSLGVAILVGALVGVVTLSLRRENKLPFAPLLALGALVHLLYGAQIVQAFQALYALD
- a CDS encoding GNAT family N-acetyltransferase — encoded protein: MTSTTRQELHVREATPDDYEQLAALLSATWPDSPETVRSLREEDREREARCRHLRLLAFDGERLVGACGYGQFAGMYHPRKFYAWVRVHPAHEGQGFGRRLVDTLHRRLARFDPISVLASTREDHRRGMNFAQQQGMSEKMRYFESRLDVNSFDFTPYAHVLPDIRARGFEIRALSEFPDDEEHRRKLYELFCDIRRDVPRPDEASEIAHDFFVSATYDSPYFLPPGYLIAVDTRSGAWAGSSALWKSDQAYLDTGLTGVRRAYRRQGLALAMKLRAIEFARREGAPEIRTGNETNNRPMLAINERLGFVKQPAWVDFVKVLTRE
- a CDS encoding SGNH/GDSL hydrolase family protein → MLVPLIFGSCGTPVQMQSKAKVLPSECSSMMAPVRGELMGEAAAPLRIVALGSSSTFGEGASSRSSNYPARLQSLLDRAWGKGHAQVFNKGVNGDTLQHMVARLDRDVYALRPNVVLWQTGTNDAIKKADPQQFRRQLRSEIDKLHGHGVSVILLDSQYLRPEQRPHNYEVFQQAVWDVAAESNTPLLPRYRIMERLLVSGQYRTQDLMSADGLHLNDFSYECLATYASGMLAPLFSARLAQRP
- a CDS encoding PIG-L deacetylase family protein, which gives rise to MKLLLIVPHPDDEVYGAGGTILEWTGEGHRVGLLTLTRGEKGRTLGLAASPEELATLRAAELRACLDVLGVQDHQQLAYPDGGLKNVLLEELALTVQNAVRRFRPQIVLTFPPNGSNGHPDHVATSAAVRAAWKVMESQGEALPELWFYAGVPPEDPQLLASYLAPNIERDVSAFTALKLRAMACHRSQALSTVDWLRRFSERVPRETFHRASSQSWQGERRA
- a CDS encoding ABC transporter permease is translated as MLTLVWLEYRKLFGFRSTWLAVMVCVVLPWIWSYAPRLVEVYNLTLVSGWQVPALALVTSAQFLLPIFVAVTAAELVGSEISLGTLAPLILRPVSRAKLILLKLIVALTFPLVLLGVLLLASLLAGLRLGLGEFAGGTGLGPGAWVGQGLLTPAGALLELLRGYGLAALTLMPIAALALLFSVIYLNTSAAALATIATLLLMRLLIVFPQGFQNLLLTSHLDAYLQQNTAVMQQSLTLLVIYTVGFGLLAMFTFERKDL
- a CDS encoding YraN family protein produces the protein MKGADAEERTLAYLTGQGHQLLARNYRIRGGEIDLITRQGEVIVFVEVKHRTRVSYGSPLEGVSVRKILRLRRTALFYLLRTFGTDQLPCRFDVVAIAGPVCGGTLEHVENAF
- the era gene encoding GTPase Era codes for the protein MNTGSSELNTSGNTQSQTRSGFVAIVGKPNVGKSTLLNSMLGVKVAPISPKPQTSRRGVRGIYSTPEEQIVFVDTPGLHRPKDALGKYMNGEVHSALADVDVILWVVDLRHPPADEDELVARIVRDLPKPLVLVGNKLDAAKYPDEALRLYAAQLEGRTGDTQQVMLSAQNDPGATAELRASVLALLPENPFFFPVGAASDQSREDWAAEIIREEAMKRLRDEIPYAIATRVTSWTERQDGLQRIEAELVVEKQSHKGIVIGQGGKQLRDIGQAARKQLEVFLSKHIYLGLEVIVIPNWRADQEALRELGYE
- a CDS encoding ABC transporter ATP-binding protein, producing MTEPRAPASSGTPDERLPAVAVRGLGKRYGKSVVLENINLMVKAGEVFALTGPNGAGKTTLIRSVTGLAIPSSGSVHLLGRNVHEEGSRARALLGAVVEAPARFYPRFSGAQNLVMHARLAAQGSRGARIGMERVREVLALVELTRMADRPVREFSLGQRQRLGVAAAILAVPKVLILDEPTSGLDPLGISLIHRIVADHAASGGAVILSSHHLREIAGYAHTVGILSGGRLVDTVDLRSRHNAFRFRVDDPQRAVSVLRNLPFVSRVSARAPYAVVELTNETVVPEALSRLALEGVRVFEAAPDLFDLYEYYRERLGA